One genomic region from Epinephelus fuscoguttatus linkage group LG6, E.fuscoguttatus.final_Chr_v1 encodes:
- the serpind1 gene encoding heparin cofactor 2 codes for MRVITVISVACLLVSPSLAGIKDLGSHFTEPEPEPRGFDAGGATDMEAVPLEFHKENTVTNDLIFDGFEDEDYIDFEKILAAGSDDYIEGDEIDDIATPAPDIDIFAEPSDPKIRRARLLRLFQGRSRLQRLNIVNAHFGFNLYRSLRNDVNQTDNILLAPAGISIAMGMMSLGAGPGTHDQIYKALGFAEFVNASHHYDNTTVHKLFRKLTHRLFRRNFGYTLRSVNDVYVKKDVTVKDTFRTETKAYYFAEPQSVDFRDPAFLNKANRRILKLTKGLIKEPLKTVDPNMVLMLLNYLYFKGTWEQKFPKEMTHYRNFRVTEKTNVRVPMMTNKGNYLAAADHELDCDVLQLPYTGQISMLIALPRKITGMRTLEQEISPTVVNKWLKNMTNRTREVVLPRFKLEQNYDLIVNMKEMGLTDLFQEAGDFSEMTSEKVFMNWLKHQGTITVNEEGTEAAALTQVGFMPLSSQIRFTVDHPFLFLIYEHRTDCLVFMGRVVNPSQS; via the exons ATGCGGGTCATCACCGTCATCTCTGTGGCCTGTCTGCTGGTCAGTCCATCCCTAGCTGGGATCAAAGACCTCGGCTCCCACTTCACTGAACCTGAACCGGAGCCCAGAGGCTTTGATGCAGGGGGGGCAACAGATATGGAGGCCGTCCCCTTGGAGTTccacaaagaaaacactgtCACCAATGACCTGATTTTTGATGGCTTCGAGGACGAAGATTATATTGATTTTGAAAAGATCCTGGCTGCTGGCAGTGATGACTACAT TGAAGGGGACGAGATAGATGACATTGCCACACCAGCCCCAGACATTGACATCTTTGCCGAACCCTCCGACCCAAAGATCCGCCGTGCCAGACTCCTGCGACTGTTCCAAGGTCGGTCTCGCCTCCAGCGCCTCAACATTGTTAACGCCCATTTCGGCTTCAACCTCTATCGAAGTCTTCGTAACGACGTCAACCAGACTGACAACATCCTGCTAGCACCCGCTGGGATCTCCATCGCCATGGGGATGATGTCTTTGGGAGCAGGACCTGGAACGCACGATCAGATCTACAAAGCTCTGGGATTCGCCGAGTTTGTCAATGCCAGCCATCACTATGACAACACGACAGTGCACAAGCTCTTCAGGAAGCTGACGCACAGGCTCTTCAGGAGGAACTTTGGTTACACACTACGCTCTGTTAACGATGTCTACGTGAAGAAGGATGTCACAGTGAAAGACACGTTCCGTACAGAGACAAAGGCTTATTATTTTGCAGAGCCACAGTCAGTGGACTTCAGGGACCCGGCCTTTCTGAACAAGGCTAACCGTCGCATCCTAAAGCTGACCAAAGGTCTGATCAAGGAACCGCTCAAGACTGTGGACCCAAATATGGTGCTGATGCTGCTCAACTACCTGTACTTCAAAG GTACATGGGAACAGAAATTCCCTAAAGAAATGACTCACTATCGCAACTTCCGAGTTACAGAAAAGACAAATGTACGCGTGCCAATGATGACCAACAAAGGAAACTATCTGGCTGCTGCCGACCACGAACTAGATTGCGACGTCCTGCAG CTCCCTTACACAGGACAAATCAGCATGCTCATCGCCTTGCCCAGGAAGATCACTGGCATGAGGACCCTGGAGCAGGAGATCTCTCCCACTGTTGTCAACAAGTGGCTCAAGAACATGACAAACAG AACTCGAGAGGTGGTGTTACCTCGGTTTAAACTGGAGCAGAACTACGACTTGATTGTAAATATGAAGGAGATGGGCCTCACTGACTTGTTCCAGGAGGCTGGAGatttctctgaaatgacctCTGAAAAGGTTTTCATGAACTGG CTGAAGCACCAGGGAACCATCACTGTGAATGAGGAGGGGACTGAGGCTGCTGCTCTGACCCAGGTGGGCTTCATGCCCCTCTCCTCTCAGATCCGCTTCACCGTGGACCATCCCTTCCTCTTCCTGATCTACGAGCACCGCACAGACTGCCTTGTGTTCATGGGCCGGGTGGTCAATCCTTCGCAGAGCTAA